From the Magnetococcales bacterium genome, the window GAGATGACGGAGCAACCGATGCAGACCTGTAGCGCCTGCCAGGATGTGGCATGGGCGCCAGATGGTTTTTATTGTGCCTTCGTTTTTGAGGATCGCGTGCGAACATTGTTGCATGCTTTCAAATACAAGGATCAGGGACATCTGGCCAAGATGCTGGGTGGCCTGTGTTGGGAGCGTCTTGGCCCTGATTTACAACAGGAAACACTGGATGTGGTCATTCCCATGCCGTTGCACTGGCGGCGTTTGTGGTGGCGGCGCTACAATCAGTCCGCCTTGTTGGCCAGGGTGTTGTCCCATCACCTTGGCAAACCCATGGATACCGGAGGCCTGATACGGCGGCGCAACACCATCCCACAAGCCAATCTGGATGCTGGCGGTCGCCGGGAAAATGTGCGCGGGGCATTCCTGGCGGATGCCAGGCGGGTCCAGGGGAGGCAGGTGCTGCTCGTGGATGATGTGACCACCACGGGAGCCACCTTGACAGCGGCTGCGTTTGCCCTGAAGCATGCCGGGGCCAGGCGGGTGGTTGTCGTGGTTTTGGCGAGGGCCTTGCCGACCCATGGCGTGGTGTCGTCCATGGGTTGACCCAGGTCGTGCGATGCCAAGAAGGTCTTGCGTACCCAAATGCTTGTCGACCGTGGTAGAGTGTCTCCCCTGATGCAGTGTCTCCCCTGATGCCTTGTTTTGCCGGTCACTTATAAACTGTGCCCTGGATCCAATTCGAAGGAGAAAGCCATGCCCGAGATTGTCATCTACTCCACCACCACCTGTCCCTACTGTGTGAAGGCCAAAATGCTTTTGGACAAAAAGAAGGCCACCTACCAGGAGATCAATTTGACTTTGGATCCCA encodes:
- a CDS encoding ComF family protein produces the protein MTIAALLCHRLNEGRSFFQRVHTSGQQGWRLLLDLLFPSRCPVCQTSVATPHTLCRACEQDLPARPDAFCRRCGEMTEQPMQTCSACQDVAWAPDGFYCAFVFEDRVRTLLHAFKYKDQGHLAKMLGGLCWERLGPDLQQETLDVVIPMPLHWRRLWWRRYNQSALLARVLSHHLGKPMDTGGLIRRRNTIPQANLDAGGRRENVRGAFLADARRVQGRQVLLVDDVTTTGATLTAAAFALKHAGARRVVVVVLARALPTHGVVSSMG